Proteins found in one Zea mays cultivar B73 chromosome 1, Zm-B73-REFERENCE-NAM-5.0, whole genome shotgun sequence genomic segment:
- the LOC100217044 gene encoding Cytochrome b561 and DOMON domain-containing protein At2g04850 precursor → MWQTRSLLLLIVAVVVAAALPDWAVAAAAGRCTTSTPVKTYDKCIALPTQGATLAWTYDARNATLDAAFTGSFISPSGWVAWGVNADAPAMTGARVLAAFADPSTGALLALPFLLSPDVKLQASPLVSRPLDIPLLASSASLASPARTVRDGARVTVAATIRLSPNRTRVHFVWNRGLYVQGYSPTIHPTDASDLASHATVDILTTATEASPIASAALQWLHGSLNALSWGLLLPVGAAVARYLRPCASTGPAWFYAHAAMQATGYTLGAAGFALGLVMGSASPGVTYKLHRGLGIAAATAGSLQTLAMFFRPKTTNRYRKYWKSYHHLVGYGCVVVGVVNVFQGFEVMGLGASYWKLGYCLALATLMGACVALEVNAWVVFCRRQQEEKLMRREVEDVVVKDRAAAF, encoded by the coding sequence ATGTGGCAGACGCGCAGCTTGCTACTACTCATCGTTGCGGTGGTcgtcgccgccgccctccccgACTGGGCGGTGGCCGCGGCGGCGGGGCGGTGCACGACGTCCACGCCAGTCAAGACGTACGACAAGTGCATCGCGCTGCCGACGCAGGGCGCCACGCTGGCGTGGACCTACGACGCGCGGAACGCGACGCTGGACGCGGCGTTCACGGGCTCCTTCATCTCGCCGTCGGGCTGGGTGGCCTGGGGCGTGAACGCGGACGCGCCGGCGATGACGGGGGCGCGCGTGCTCGCCGCCTTCGCCGACCCGTCCACGGGCGCGCTCCTGGCGCTGCCGTTCCTCCTCTCCCCCGACGTGAAGCTGCAGGCGTCGCCGCTCGTGTCCCGGCCGCTGGACATCCCGCTGCTGGCGTCCTCCGCGTCGCTCGCCTCCCCCGCGCGCACCGTCCGCGACGGCGCCAGGGTGACGGTCGCGGCCACCATCCGGCTGTCCCCGAACCGCACCAGGGTGCACTTCGTGTGGAACCGGGGGCTGTACGTGCAGGGCTACTCCCCGACCATCCACCCCACGGACGCCTCCGACCTGGCGTCGCACGCCACCGTCGACATCCTCACCACCGCCACCGAGGCGTCGCCCATCGCCTCCGCCGCGCTGCAGTGGCTGCACGGCTCCCTGAACGCGCTCTCGTGGGGGCTCCTCCTCCCGGTCGGCGCGGCGGTGGCGCGGTACCTGCGGCCGTGCGCGTCCACGGGGCCCGCCTGGTTCTACGCGCACGCGGCAATGCAGGCGACCGGGTACACCCTGGGCGCCGCCGGCTTCGCGCTGGGGCTGGTGATGGGCTCCGCGTCGCCCGGCGTCACGTACAAGCTGCACCGCGGGCTGGGCATCGCGGCGGCCACGGCGGGGAGCCTGCAGACGCTGGCCATGTTCTTCCGGCCCAAGACCACCAACCGCTACCGCAAGTACTGGAAGTCGTACCACCACCTGGTCGGGTACGGCTGCGTCGTGGTCGGGGTCGTCAACGTGTTCCAGGGCTTCGAGGTCATGGGGCTCGGCGCCTCCTACTGGAAGCTCGGCTACTGCCTGGCGCTCGCCACGCTGATGGGCGCCTGCGTGGCGCTGGAGGTGAACGCGTGGGTGGTCTTCTGCCGGAGGCAGCAGGAGGAGAAGCTTATGAGGAGGGAGGTGGAGGACGTCGTCGTCAAGGATAGGGCAGCCGCCTTCTAG
- the LOC103632501 gene encoding uncharacterized protein — MRAFNGRRLHDPKPPSFLPLPLAPRTTTPPPPPPSSPPHAIPPLNFRYLTPCPRWSAWVATALSDPVFAPILASSAISGAVAASTAVVSPDRAALSALLSLWDPDTHAFRLPAGPATFTLEDALVLAGLPPAGAPLDRTLTPEEDDLRVRLVVEREKIKELHPCARAARRVSAEVWLEWFDGGGIRPGEDDELRWLGFLAYWLAFFVTPRLRSRGGELPERVFAHAARLSLGERIALGQGMVANLYAEMDKIVTCTVADGVCGRLDVCVPVWMLQVWMWERYKRLCPPELKAPQFPVSNVRVLYWSRRKKKSTSEEALKILLDEVCFEWRPYRHNSLNWMEPKWFNKDTILVTCHGKDKPEWLLDYIAVISQTMLTGFHSDDTDNSVLYNPQLVARQFGYDQAAPVSIVREIHFEGIELWIPSIGRYGMPGEDYVAWCSSSGQFYKHQNDVQYGCSVLRNHENGAISSQLNVNEKCVVVPTLDQFITQVTRRDHINYIVEGQPEKMDNGSHEDETEVIVCGLEACVKDSRTTSVKQNVQKQRDKFAEDGGDSKKKRKVESNTKRSSLQLEGQKYSSLQKALNSDSKKCEELAQVDSDDECIVLEQPKNKCEVINLDDDEEQSVSNREHHNMQLVLELEEFVRSGLLSQWEESSDEDDVSGSKQETQKKSNNDPYAEAAMREYPLFFEFIPQKPHYRGFVNYDETLGDLPYSGLWFLLIGLAKEVLKTSCDTDASEIAYLMKKAQHLEQLGFNVTHLIARLKEPQIRLKKLQDSRARLDHAREKEEGNVVESLSSHLNKLKGNIRMMDSHLDGTKQAFISNIQDKLNEGINLASLEKEVETAEKCCQAMKDEVAAMRMRKEDLELVDSVL; from the exons ATGCGAGCATTCAACGGCCGCCGCCTCCACGATCCGAAGCCCCCCTCATTCCTCCCCCTCCCCTTAGCCCCACGCACCACaacgccgccaccgccgcccccCTCCTCGCCGCCGCACGCCATCCCGCCGCTCAACTTCCGCTACCTCACCCCCTGTCCGCGCTGGTCTGCCTGGGTCGCCACCGCACTCAGCGACCCCGTTTTCGCTCCCATCCTCGCCTCGTCCGCCATCTCCGGCGCCGTCGCCGCCTCCACCGCCGTCGTCTCCCCCGACCGTGCGGCCCTCTCCGCTCTGCTCTCGCTCTGGGACCCGGATACCCACGCGTTCCGTCTCCCAGCGGGCCCCGCCACCTTCACACTCGAGGATGCGCTCGTCCTCGCTGGTCTACCGCCCGCAGGCGCGCCGCTGGACCGGACCCTCACGCCAGAGGAGGATGACCTCCGCGTTCGCCTCGTTGTCGAGAGGGAGAAGATCAAGGAGCTCCACCCCTGTGCCCGCGCCGCGCGCCGCGTGTCTGCGGAGGTGTGGCTCGAGTGGTTCGACGGCGGTGGCATACGCCCCGGCGAGGACGACGAACTGCGGTGGCTTGGGTTCCTCGCTTACTGGCTCGCTTTTTTTGTTACGCCAAGGCTCCGGTCAAGGGGTGGCGAGCTGCCGGAGCGCGTCTTCGCACATGCTGCGAGGCTTAGTCTTGGCGAGCGCATTGCCCTTGGCCAGGGGATGGTGGCAAATCTATATGCGGAAATGGATAAGATTGTTACTTGCACTGTGGCCGATGGTGTGTGTGGCCGTCTAGATGTCTGCGTGCCAGTCTGGATGCTGCAGGTGTGGATGTGGGAGCGCTACAAGAGGCTGTGCCCGCCGGAGCTGAAGGCACCGCAGTTCCCTGTCTCCAATGTCAGGGTATTGTATTGGAgccggaggaagaagaagagcacATCTGAAGAGGCTCTAAAGATTTTGCTGGACGAAGTATGCTTTGAGTGGAGGCCCTATCGGCACAACTCCCTCAACTGGATGGAACCCAAGTGGTTCAACAAGGACACCATTTTGGTGACCTGTCATGGTAAAGATAAGCCAGAGTGGTTGTTGGATTACATTGCTGTTATCAGTCAAACAATGTTGACCGGGTTTCATAGTGATGACACCGACAATTCAGTACTGTACAATCCACAGCTTGTTGCGAGACAGTTTGGTTATGATCAGGCTGCTCCTGTGTCCATTGTCAGGGAAATCCACTTTGAGGGAATCGAGTTGTGGATACCAAGTATCGGTAGATATGGGATGCCTGGTGAAGATTATGTTGCATGGTGTAGCAGCAGTGGGCAGTTCTACAAGCATCAAAATGATGTCCAATATGGTTGCTCGGTATTACGAAATCATGAAAATGGGGCTATTTCGTCGCAACTGAATGTAAATGAGAAATGTGTTGTAGTGCCAACACTTGATCAATTTATCACCCAAGTCACTAGGAGAGACCACATCAATTACATTGTAGAAGGGCAGCCGGAGAAAATGGATAATGGAAGTCATGAGGATGAAACAGAGGTGATTGTCTGTGGCCTTGAAGCTTGTGTCAAGGATAGCAGAACTACTTCAGTGAAACAGAATGTGCAGAAACAAAGAGATAAATTTGCTGAAGATGGAGGTGATagtaagaagaaaagaaaagtagAAAGTAACACGAAAAGGAGTTCGTTGCAATTGGAAGGTCAGAAGTATTCTTCACTCCAGAAAGCTCTAAATTCTGATTCTAAGAAATGTGAGGAGTTGGCTCAAGTTGACAGTGATGATGAATGCATTGTTCTCGAACAGCCCAAGAATAAATGTGAAGTAATAAACCTGGATGATGATGAGGAACAGAGTGTTTCTAATCGAGAACATCATAACATGCAACTTGTCCTAGAACTGGAAGAGTTTGTCCGCTCTGGTCTTCTCTCGCAATGGGAGGAAAGCTCAGATGAAGATGATGTAAGTGGAAGCAAGCAAGAAACCCAGAAGAAAAGCAACAATGACCCCTATGCTGAAGCAGCCATGAGGGAGTACCCTCTGTTCTTTGAGTTCATTCCTCAGAAACCACATTACAGAGGCTTCGTGAACTATGATGAAACTTTAGGAGATCTACCTTACAGTGGATTATGGTTTTTGCTAATTGGCTTGGCTAAGGAGGTGCTCAAGACGTCATGTGACACAGATGCTTCTGAAATTGCATATCTGATGAAAAAAGCCCAGCATTTAGAGCAACTGGGTTTCAACGTGACACATCTCATTGCCCGCTTAAAGGAGCCACAAATTAGGCTTAAGAAGCTTCAAGATTCTAGAGCAAGGCTTGATCATGCCCGTGAGAAAGAGGAGGGCAACGTAGTCGAGTCTCTTTCAAGCCATCTGAATAAACTGAAGGGCAACATAAGGATGATGGATAGTCATCTGGATGGAACGAAGCAAGCTTTTATTTCAAATATACAAGATAAATTGAATGAAGGAATTAATCTTGCCAGTTTGGAAAAGGAAGTAGAAACTGCTGAAAAATGTTGTCAGGCAATGAAGGATGAAGTAGCTGCAATGAGAATGAG GAAGGAGGATCTTGAACTTGTTGATTCGGTTTTGTAG